One window of the Conexibacter sp. SYSU D00693 genome contains the following:
- a CDS encoding prepilin-type N-terminal cleavage/methylation domain-containing protein, which yields MPLVARQDGFTLVETMVSMVVGLAVLFAVLLLVDLAPGQAAAVDGRVTAVGDVDLVVDRVQDDVRQTYAVLPWPGAGGTASNQLQLKVVTRNADGSMSPHTIVWDCTKPGARPGTKACTRQDVTTSAKATHLGSFRMPAGGAFLVLPPGAGAAALPSVRVRLAEPVTGRTATVDLASGATPRTCQAAQLTAAKECPWP from the coding sequence ATGCCCCTCGTCGCCCGCCAGGACGGCTTCACCCTCGTCGAGACCATGGTCTCGATGGTCGTGGGCCTGGCCGTGCTCTTCGCGGTCCTCCTCCTCGTGGACCTGGCGCCGGGCCAGGCCGCAGCCGTGGACGGGCGGGTCACCGCGGTCGGCGACGTCGACCTCGTCGTCGACCGCGTGCAGGACGACGTCCGCCAGACCTACGCGGTGCTGCCGTGGCCGGGGGCGGGCGGCACGGCGTCCAACCAGCTCCAGCTCAAGGTCGTCACGCGCAACGCGGACGGCTCGATGTCGCCCCACACGATCGTGTGGGACTGCACGAAGCCGGGGGCCCGACCGGGCACGAAGGCGTGCACCCGCCAGGACGTCACGACGAGCGCGAAGGCCACCCACCTCGGCTCGTTCCGGATGCCGGCCGGCGGCGCCTTCCTCGTCCTGCCGCCCGGTGCGGGCGCGGCAGCGCTGCCCAGCGTGCGTGTCCGGCTCGCCGAGCCCGTGACCGGCCGCACCGCGACCGTCGACCTCGCCTCGGGCGCCACGCCGCGCACCTGC